In Aquimarina sp. TRL1, a single window of DNA contains:
- a CDS encoding pyruvate dehydrogenase complex dihydrolipoamide acetyltransferase, whose translation MATVINMPRLSDTMEEGVVAKWLVKVGDKVAEGDMLAEIETDKATMEFESFYEGTLLHIGVEEGETAPVDQLLAIIGDEGEDISSLLKGGTPAAETTPVEEKAAEVATPAPTGASVPEGVEIITMPRLSDTMEEGTVATWLKKVGDAVSEGDILAEIETDKATMEFESFYEGTLLHIGIEEGKTAPVDSLLAIIGPAGTDVSAIKEGGVPSQATPVTTSTEEKKEVVAAAETVVADTSASGGRIFASPLAKKIAADKGIDLSKIKGTGENGRVVKRDVESYTPSQTVEKTTAPKEAENNTAVSGIQAYTPAGEERFEEVKNSQMRKTIAKRLSESKFTAPHYYLTIEVDMEHAIASRKNINQLPDTKVSFNDMVVKACAMALRKHPQVNTQWTNTATKYAKHISIGVAVAVADGLVVPVLPFTDQMSLTQIGANVKDLAGKARNKKLTPQEMEGSTFTVSNLGMFGIQEFTSIINQPNSAILSVGAIVEKPVVKEGQIVVGNTMKVTLACDHRTVDGATGAQFLQTLKQYLENPVTMLA comes from the coding sequence ATGGCAACAGTAATAAATATGCCGAGATTGAGCGACACTATGGAAGAAGGAGTAGTGGCAAAATGGCTCGTAAAAGTAGGAGATAAGGTAGCAGAAGGTGATATGCTTGCTGAGATTGAGACAGATAAAGCAACCATGGAGTTCGAATCGTTTTATGAAGGAACTCTATTGCATATCGGTGTTGAAGAAGGCGAAACTGCTCCGGTTGATCAGTTATTAGCTATTATAGGGGATGAAGGAGAAGATATATCTTCTCTGTTAAAAGGAGGAACTCCAGCAGCAGAAACCACCCCGGTAGAAGAAAAAGCAGCAGAAGTAGCAACTCCGGCTCCTACAGGTGCAAGTGTGCCAGAAGGGGTAGAGATTATTACAATGCCTAGACTTAGTGATACGATGGAAGAAGGTACAGTGGCTACCTGGTTGAAGAAAGTTGGAGATGCGGTGTCAGAAGGAGATATTCTGGCGGAGATTGAAACAGATAAAGCTACTATGGAGTTTGAGTCTTTTTATGAAGGGACATTGCTTCATATTGGAATAGAAGAAGGAAAAACCGCTCCGGTTGATTCACTATTGGCAATTATCGGACCTGCGGGAACAGATGTTTCTGCAATTAAAGAAGGTGGAGTACCTTCACAAGCAACTCCGGTAACAACAAGTACAGAAGAAAAGAAAGAAGTTGTTGCAGCAGCAGAAACAGTAGTAGCAGATACATCCGCATCGGGAGGTAGAATATTTGCCTCTCCACTTGCTAAGAAAATAGCAGCAGATAAAGGAATTGATCTGTCTAAAATAAAAGGAACAGGAGAAAACGGACGCGTTGTTAAAAGAGACGTGGAGTCCTATACTCCTTCACAGACAGTGGAGAAAACAACAGCTCCAAAAGAAGCAGAAAATAACACTGCTGTAAGCGGTATTCAGGCATATACACCCGCAGGTGAAGAACGTTTTGAAGAAGTGAAAAATTCTCAGATGCGTAAGACAATTGCAAAACGTCTTTCTGAATCTAAGTTTACAGCACCTCATTACTACTTGACAATAGAAGTAGATATGGAACATGCAATTGCTTCCCGTAAGAACATCAATCAATTGCCGGATACAAAAGTATCATTTAACGATATGGTAGTTAAGGCTTGTGCGATGGCGTTGAGGAAACACCCACAGGTGAATACTCAATGGACAAATACTGCAACGAAATATGCGAAACATATTAGTATAGGTGTGGCAGTAGCTGTGGCTGATGGGTTGGTTGTTCCTGTACTTCCTTTTACAGATCAAATGTCGTTGACCCAAATAGGGGCAAATGTAAAAGACCTGGCAGGAAAAGCAAGGAATAAAAAATTAACTCCGCAGGAAATGGAAGGAAGTACTTTTACAGTTTCAAACCTAGGGATGTTTGGAATCCAGGAGTTTACTTCGATTATAAATCAACCGAACTCGGCAATTCTTTCTGTAGGAGCGATTGTAGAAAAACCAGTTGTAAAAGAAGGACAGATTGTAGTAGGAAATACAATGAAAGTAACCTTGGCATGTGATCATAGAACAGTAGATGGTGCTACGGGAGCTCAGTTTTTACAAACATTAAAACAGTATTTGGAAAATCCGGTAACGATGCTTGCTTAA
- the pdhA gene encoding pyruvate dehydrogenase (acetyl-transferring) E1 component subunit alpha, protein MKKITKEVYLKWYEDMLFWRKFEDKLAQVYIQQKVRGFLHLYNGQEAILAGALHAMDLTKDKMITAYRNHVQPIGMGEDPKRVMAELYGKGTGTSQGLGGSMHIFSKEHRFYGGHGIVGGQIPLGAGLAFADKYHNRDAVTLTFMGDGATRQGSLHETFNLAMLWNLPVVFCVENNGYAMGTSVERTANHTDIWKLGLGYEMPCGPVDAMNPVKVAEAMDEAITRARTGGGPTFLELKTYRYRGHSMSDAQKYRTKEEVAEYQKIDPITQVLDIIKEHNYATEEEIKEIDKRVKDKVRECEKFAEESPFPDKNVMYDVVYEQENYPFLPHKL, encoded by the coding sequence ATGAAAAAAATAACCAAAGAAGTATACCTTAAATGGTATGAAGACATGCTTTTCTGGAGAAAATTTGAAGATAAGCTAGCACAGGTATATATCCAGCAAAAAGTAAGAGGTTTTTTACATTTATATAATGGTCAGGAAGCTATTTTGGCAGGAGCACTGCACGCGATGGATCTGACAAAAGATAAAATGATTACTGCTTATCGTAATCATGTACAGCCTATCGGGATGGGAGAAGACCCTAAAAGAGTAATGGCAGAATTGTATGGTAAAGGAACTGGAACCTCTCAGGGATTAGGAGGATCCATGCATATATTCTCTAAAGAACATCGTTTTTATGGAGGACACGGAATTGTAGGAGGACAAATACCATTAGGTGCAGGATTGGCATTTGCCGATAAATATCATAACAGAGATGCAGTTACGTTGACATTTATGGGAGACGGAGCAACTCGTCAGGGATCTCTTCATGAGACGTTTAATCTGGCCATGTTGTGGAATTTACCTGTTGTTTTTTGTGTAGAAAACAATGGATATGCTATGGGGACTTCTGTAGAAAGAACAGCAAACCATACTGATATCTGGAAATTAGGTTTAGGGTATGAAATGCCTTGTGGTCCTGTAGATGCGATGAATCCTGTAAAAGTTGCAGAAGCAATGGATGAAGCAATTACCAGAGCCAGAACAGGAGGAGGACCTACTTTCTTAGAATTAAAAACGTATCGATATAGAGGGCACTCAATGAGTGATGCTCAGAAATACAGAACCAAAGAAGAAGTAGCAGAATATCAAAAGATTGATCCAATTACACAGGTGTTGGATATAATCAAGGAACATAACTATGCTACAGAAGAAGAAATAAAAGAGATAGATAAGCGAGTTAAAGATAAAGTACGAGAGTGCGAAAAATTTGCAGAAGAATCTCCATTTCCGGATAAAAATGTAATGTACGACGTAGTGTACGAACAGGAAAATTATCCATTTTTACCACATAAACTATAA
- the porV gene encoding type IX secretion system outer membrane channel protein PorV → MKKIVILGLVAMTLSNLSLQAQEDRAITTATPFLVIAADARASGLADQGVATSADAFSQQWNPAKYAFIEKKQGVGVNYTPYLSSLVNDIFLGSVNYYNRINDRSAMAASLRYFSLGDIEFRQGPTDTPNVQKPNEFTFDLSYALRLSDRFSMAVGGRYLRSDLRLQGLGDDASAAGSFGVDVAAFYQSEEIGYRSFNGRWRAGANISNIGPKIKYDDAGKENFIPTNFKIGAGFDFIFNEDNRITPSIEFNKLLVPTPKDFDGDGDIDSEDNKEYEDISEFGAIFSSWGDAPGGFSEELKEITWGLGAEYVYRDVFSFRTGYFNEHEDKGARKFVSLGAGFKYTIVNIDISYLFSTSAVKSPLEGTLRFGLSFNFGEDFHER, encoded by the coding sequence ATGAAAAAAATAGTGATACTTGGCTTGGTAGCTATGACACTTAGCAACCTATCATTACAAGCTCAGGAAGATCGGGCGATAACTACAGCTACCCCTTTTTTAGTAATCGCAGCTGATGCCAGAGCTTCAGGTTTAGCTGATCAGGGAGTTGCTACTTCTGCAGATGCATTCTCGCAGCAGTGGAACCCCGCAAAGTATGCTTTTATAGAAAAAAAGCAGGGAGTAGGGGTGAACTATACACCTTACCTAAGTAGTCTGGTTAATGATATTTTTCTGGGAAGTGTTAATTACTATAATAGAATAAATGACCGAAGTGCGATGGCAGCAAGTCTGCGATACTTTAGTCTGGGAGATATAGAATTTAGACAAGGACCAACCGATACCCCTAACGTACAAAAACCAAATGAATTTACCTTTGATTTATCTTATGCATTGAGATTGAGTGATCGTTTCTCTATGGCAGTAGGAGGAAGATATCTTCGTTCGGATTTAAGATTACAAGGACTGGGAGATGACGCTAGTGCGGCAGGTAGTTTTGGAGTAGATGTAGCGGCTTTCTATCAGAGTGAAGAAATAGGATACAGATCCTTTAACGGTCGTTGGAGAGCAGGAGCTAATATCTCTAATATCGGACCGAAAATTAAATATGACGACGCAGGAAAAGAAAACTTTATTCCTACTAATTTTAAAATTGGAGCCGGATTCGATTTCATATTTAATGAAGATAACAGAATTACTCCTTCTATAGAATTTAATAAGTTATTGGTGCCAACTCCAAAAGATTTTGACGGAGATGGAGATATCGATTCAGAAGATAATAAAGAATACGAAGATATTAGCGAATTTGGAGCGATCTTTTCTTCTTGGGGAGATGCACCAGGAGGATTTAGTGAAGAGCTAAAAGAAATTACCTGGGGACTTGGAGCAGAATATGTTTATAGAGATGTATTCTCTTTCAGAACAGGATACTTTAATGAGCATGAAGATAAAGGAGCCCGTAAATTTGTATCTCTGGGAGCTGGGTTTAAATACACAATTGTGAATATTGATATTTCATATCTATTCTCTACTTCTGCAGTAAAAAGTCCATTAGAAGGAACACTGAGATTTGGATTATCCTTTAATTTTGGAGAGGACTTCCATGAGAGATAA